A stretch of Anaeromyxobacter dehalogenans 2CP-1 DNA encodes these proteins:
- a CDS encoding LPXTG cell wall anchor domain-containing protein: protein MGSQELAYAIFGGTMCVALLGIIVFYYSRRRKDRVEEAKYKMLEDDDD from the coding sequence ATGGGAAGCCAGGAGCTCGCCTACGCGATCTTCGGCGGCACGATGTGCGTGGCGCTGCTGGGGATCATCGTCTTCTACTACTCGCGCAGGCGGAAGGACCGGGTGGAGGAGGCGAAGTACAAGATGCTCGAGGATGACGACGACTAG
- a CDS encoding 4Fe-4S dicluster domain-containing protein has translation MTTTRRFQRWRRIAGAAQALIVLGLPFVSVGGESALRLDVPAGRLHAFGASYAVDEMFVVLAATLALTAALLLVTLLFGRVWCGWSCPQTLLGDLTAWVEPERRKRPRRWRRPLGFAAVAVVSAVASANLVWYFVPPVEFFRRLAAGALGPVVAGSWAAGFAVLFLDLAVLRQRFCATACPYAKLQGVLFDRSTLVVAYDARRAQDCVDCGACVRVCPTGIDIRHGLQMECIACAACIDACEPVMRKLRRAPDLIGYSYGEPGGRPRLARPAALVLAGVTAVTLAVLVATVAGRAPLGLTVLGDEAYAPRRTPDGRVLNTLSVGLENRGRRPVEVDLALEPGAGGEAELRPARVALAGGERRRVRVLAAVRGLPEGRSAARVVARPRPDGEAPGEAASAAVSLVAPEVK, from the coding sequence ATGACGACGACTAGGCGGTTCCAGAGGTGGCGGCGCATCGCGGGGGCAGCCCAGGCACTCATCGTGCTGGGGCTGCCCTTCGTCTCCGTCGGCGGCGAGAGCGCGCTGCGCCTCGACGTGCCGGCGGGCCGCCTCCACGCGTTCGGCGCGTCGTACGCGGTGGACGAGATGTTCGTGGTGCTCGCCGCCACGCTCGCGCTCACCGCCGCGCTCCTGCTCGTGACGCTGCTGTTCGGCCGCGTGTGGTGCGGCTGGTCCTGCCCGCAGACGCTGCTCGGCGATCTCACCGCCTGGGTGGAGCCGGAGCGCCGCAAGCGCCCGCGCCGGTGGCGCCGGCCGCTCGGCTTCGCGGCGGTGGCGGTCGTGTCGGCGGTCGCCTCGGCCAACCTGGTCTGGTACTTCGTGCCGCCCGTCGAGTTCTTCCGGCGGCTCGCGGCGGGGGCCCTCGGCCCGGTGGTGGCCGGCTCGTGGGCGGCCGGCTTCGCGGTGCTGTTCCTCGACCTGGCCGTGCTGCGCCAGCGCTTCTGCGCCACCGCCTGCCCGTACGCGAAGCTGCAGGGGGTGCTGTTCGACCGCAGCACGCTGGTGGTCGCGTACGACGCGCGGCGCGCCCAGGACTGCGTGGACTGCGGCGCCTGCGTGCGGGTGTGCCCCACCGGCATCGACATCCGGCACGGGCTGCAGATGGAGTGCATCGCCTGCGCGGCCTGCATCGACGCCTGCGAGCCGGTGATGCGCAAGCTGCGCCGCGCGCCGGATCTCATCGGCTACTCCTACGGCGAGCCGGGCGGGCGGCCGCGCCTGGCGCGCCCCGCCGCGCTGGTGCTCGCCGGCGTCACGGCGGTCACGCTGGCGGTGCTGGTCGCCACCGTCGCCGGCCGGGCGCCGCTCGGGCTCACCGTGCTCGGCGACGAGGCCTACGCGCCCCGCCGCACGCCCGACGGCCGCGTGCTGAACACGCTCTCGGTCGGGCTCGAGAACCGCGGCCGGCGGCCGGTGGAGGTGGACCTGGCGCTCGAGCCGGGCGCCGGCGGCGAGGCCGAGCTCCGCCCGGCGCGCGTCGCGCTCGCGGGCGGCGAGCGCCGCCGGGTCCGCGTGCTCGCCGCCGTGCGCGGGCTGCCGGAGGGGCGCAGCGCCGCCCGCGTCGTCGCGCGCCCGCGGCCGGACGGCGAGGCGCCCGGCGAGGCCGCCTCCGCCGCCGTCTCCCTCGTCGCACCGGAGGTGAAGTGA
- a CDS encoding cbb3-type cytochrome c oxidase subunit II, producing MTMSESSIYRKPVAFAALATVVVLAGTIATMAYPMLRPDLHPKVEGLKPLSPLELAGRDVYQREGCVNCHTQTVRPLKSEVVRYKGNRAPEPSGQYSLAGEFAYDHPFLWGSKRTGPDLAFEGWIKPSKDWHYAHFADPQKVVPRSNMPRYAFLGGNALEAAKVQASMRGLRTLGVPYGDADLAAVPAAVEGKTELDALVAYTVSLGKAVNRAAAGGGEVDLEAPNPFATDVAAIAKGKALFDANACSACHGDEAQGQEGVAPNLIDDKFLGVSPDLPDAAYFAMIKGGSDAKKALGRPGVPDGGMAAFGGDLSDDDIWAIVAWLRNQKAHEAAEGHPGGH from the coding sequence ATGACCATGAGTGAATCCAGCATCTACCGGAAGCCGGTGGCGTTCGCGGCGCTCGCGACGGTCGTGGTCCTCGCCGGCACCATCGCCACCATGGCGTACCCCATGCTCCGCCCCGACCTGCACCCGAAGGTCGAGGGGCTGAAGCCGCTCTCGCCGCTCGAGCTGGCGGGGCGCGACGTCTACCAGCGCGAGGGCTGCGTGAACTGCCACACGCAGACCGTCCGGCCGCTCAAGAGCGAGGTGGTCCGCTACAAGGGCAACCGCGCGCCGGAGCCGTCCGGCCAGTACTCGCTGGCGGGCGAGTTCGCCTACGACCACCCGTTCCTGTGGGGCTCGAAGCGCACCGGCCCGGACCTCGCGTTCGAGGGCTGGATCAAGCCGTCGAAGGACTGGCACTACGCCCACTTCGCCGACCCGCAGAAGGTGGTGCCGCGCTCCAACATGCCGAGGTACGCGTTCCTGGGCGGCAACGCGCTCGAGGCCGCGAAGGTCCAGGCCAGCATGCGCGGGCTGCGCACGCTCGGCGTGCCGTACGGCGACGCGGACCTCGCGGCGGTGCCCGCCGCGGTCGAGGGCAAGACCGAGCTGGACGCGCTGGTCGCGTATACCGTCTCGCTGGGCAAGGCGGTGAACCGCGCCGCGGCCGGCGGCGGCGAGGTGGACCTCGAGGCGCCGAACCCGTTCGCGACCGACGTGGCCGCGATCGCGAAGGGGAAGGCGCTGTTCGACGCGAACGCCTGCTCCGCCTGCCACGGCGACGAGGCGCAGGGGCAGGAGGGCGTGGCCCCGAACCTCATCGACGACAAGTTCCTGGGCGTCTCGCCCGACCTGCCCGACGCGGCGTACTTCGCCATGATCAAGGGCGGCAGCGACGCGAAGAAGGCGCTGGGACGGCCCGGCGTGCCGGACGGCGGCATGGCCGCGTTCGGCGGCGACCTGTCCGACGACGACATCTGGGCGATCGTCGCGTGGCTCCGGAACCAGAAGGCGCACGAGGCGGCCGAGGGCCACCCCGGCGGCCACTAG
- a CDS encoding sulfite exporter TauE/SafE family protein translates to MTAALATALATGLLGGFGHCLGMCGPLVGAFALAAGPRGTGRALQGQLAYHAGRITTYALVGAVMGLTGSFVNLAGRLAGVAAVASVIAGALMIAMGLGAAGLSLAVKRLEARAAGRVAALARGLLEGGGAGRLYPVGLVLGLLPCGLSWSLFVGAAGTGSAGQGFLLALAFGVATLPALLLAGAAATLVGARARGVLYRAGGVLVIALGVLFLLRGLGVDAL, encoded by the coding sequence GTGACCGCCGCGCTCGCCACCGCGCTCGCCACCGGGCTCCTGGGCGGCTTCGGCCACTGCCTGGGCATGTGCGGGCCGCTGGTGGGCGCGTTCGCGCTCGCCGCCGGGCCGCGCGGCACCGGGCGCGCGCTGCAGGGGCAGCTCGCGTACCACGCCGGCCGCATCACCACCTACGCGCTGGTGGGCGCGGTGATGGGGCTCACCGGCTCGTTCGTGAACCTGGCCGGGCGGCTCGCCGGCGTGGCCGCGGTGGCCTCGGTGATCGCCGGCGCGCTCATGATCGCCATGGGCCTGGGCGCCGCGGGGCTGAGCCTGGCGGTGAAGCGCCTCGAGGCGCGCGCCGCGGGGCGGGTGGCGGCGCTGGCGCGCGGGCTGCTCGAGGGCGGCGGCGCGGGGCGGCTCTACCCGGTGGGCCTGGTGCTGGGGCTGTTGCCCTGCGGGCTCTCCTGGTCGCTGTTCGTGGGCGCGGCCGGCACCGGCAGCGCGGGGCAGGGATTCCTGCTCGCGCTCGCGTTCGGGGTGGCGACGCTCCCGGCGCTGCTGCTGGCCGGCGCGGCGGCGACGCTGGTCGGCGCGCGCGCCCGCGGCGTGCTCTACCGCGCCGGGGGCGTGCTGGTGATCGCGCTCGGCGTCCTCTTCCTGCTGCGCGGGCTCGGCGTCGATGCGCTGTGA
- a CDS encoding molybdopterin oxidoreductase family protein: MPSLARSVCPFDCPDACGLLVEVEDGRAAKVRGDPEHPYSQGTLCPKMNGYDRTVHSPDRLTHPLIRTGPKGAGAFRRATWDEAVARVASRWKEILAADGGEAILPYSYAGSMGLVQRNAGYPFFHRLGATKLARTICTPAQDAGWTAVMGATPGPDPDTVLGSDLVVLWGINAVATSIHFAQRAREARRRGARVLLVDTYRNDTAALADEVILVRPGSDGMLALGLVHVLAREGLADEAFLASETAGWPELKAVALAECPPDAVAAATGLAPEAIVALARTLARARAPFFRIGGGPSRYGNGAMTVRSVVALAAVLGAFGREGGGCLTSAASSQAFDLSPVRREDLLARPVREVNMNRLGWALNELRDPPIRSMYVWCSNPAAVAPDQNAVLRGLSREDLFLVVHERFLTDTARHADVVLPATTSLEHLDVYRSYGHYTVQRAAAVIPPLGEAKPNWEVFQLLAAAMGFDEPVFRTSAAEMADQLLAQRSAWWDAVDRSRLAEGKAVRIAPPPGPRWRTASGRIELVNPALREPVPRPLPAHADRDPLPLRLVTAPALYTLNSTFQERPELRAKAGGMQLQLAPSEAAARGLSDGQRVVAFNGLGEAAFVLRVAEGVPAGVAVAEGVFWLAHAPGARNVNALTSQRLTDEAGGSTFYDNRVDVRAA, encoded by the coding sequence ATGCCCTCGCTCGCACGCTCCGTCTGCCCGTTCGACTGTCCCGACGCCTGCGGCCTGCTCGTCGAGGTCGAAGACGGGCGCGCGGCGAAGGTCCGGGGCGACCCCGAGCACCCGTACTCGCAGGGCACCCTCTGCCCGAAGATGAACGGCTACGACCGGACGGTGCACTCGCCCGACCGGCTCACCCATCCTCTGATCCGGACCGGGCCGAAGGGCGCCGGGGCGTTCCGGCGCGCGACCTGGGACGAGGCCGTCGCGCGGGTGGCCTCGCGCTGGAAGGAGATCCTGGCCGCCGACGGCGGCGAGGCGATCCTGCCCTACTCGTACGCGGGCTCCATGGGCCTGGTGCAGCGCAACGCCGGCTACCCGTTCTTCCATCGCCTGGGCGCGACGAAGCTGGCGCGCACCATCTGCACGCCGGCCCAGGACGCCGGCTGGACCGCGGTGATGGGCGCCACCCCCGGGCCGGACCCGGACACGGTGCTCGGCTCGGACCTGGTGGTGCTGTGGGGCATCAACGCGGTCGCCACCAGCATCCACTTCGCCCAGCGGGCCCGGGAGGCGCGGCGCCGCGGCGCCAGGGTGCTGCTGGTGGACACCTACCGGAACGACACCGCCGCCCTGGCGGACGAGGTGATCCTGGTCCGGCCCGGCTCCGACGGCATGCTCGCGCTCGGCCTCGTCCACGTGCTCGCGCGCGAGGGGCTGGCCGACGAGGCGTTCCTGGCGAGCGAGACGGCCGGGTGGCCGGAGCTGAAGGCGGTCGCGCTGGCGGAGTGCCCGCCGGACGCGGTCGCGGCCGCGACCGGGCTCGCGCCGGAGGCGATCGTGGCGCTGGCGCGGACGCTGGCGCGCGCGCGCGCGCCGTTCTTCCGGATCGGCGGCGGGCCGTCGCGCTACGGCAACGGCGCCATGACCGTCCGGAGCGTGGTCGCGCTCGCGGCGGTGCTGGGCGCGTTCGGCCGCGAGGGCGGCGGCTGCCTCACCTCGGCCGCCTCGTCGCAGGCGTTCGACCTCTCCCCGGTCCGCCGCGAGGACCTGCTCGCGCGCCCGGTGCGCGAGGTGAACATGAACCGGCTGGGCTGGGCGCTGAACGAGCTGCGCGATCCGCCCATCCGCTCGATGTACGTGTGGTGCTCGAACCCGGCCGCGGTCGCGCCGGACCAGAACGCGGTGCTGCGCGGCCTCTCGCGCGAGGACCTGTTCCTGGTGGTGCACGAGCGCTTCCTCACCGACACCGCGCGCCACGCGGACGTGGTGCTGCCGGCGACCACCTCGCTCGAGCACCTCGACGTCTACCGCTCGTACGGCCACTACACGGTCCAGCGCGCCGCCGCGGTGATCCCGCCGCTGGGCGAGGCGAAGCCGAACTGGGAGGTCTTCCAGCTCCTCGCCGCCGCCATGGGCTTCGACGAGCCGGTGTTCCGGACCAGCGCCGCCGAGATGGCGGACCAGCTGCTCGCGCAGCGATCGGCGTGGTGGGACGCGGTGGACCGCTCGCGGCTCGCGGAGGGGAAGGCGGTCCGCATCGCGCCGCCGCCCGGCCCGCGCTGGCGCACCGCCTCCGGCCGCATCGAGCTCGTGAACCCGGCGCTGCGCGAGCCGGTGCCGCGGCCGCTCCCTGCCCACGCGGACCGCGATCCGCTGCCGCTCAGGCTCGTCACCGCGCCCGCGCTGTACACGCTCAACTCCACCTTCCAGGAGCGGCCCGAGCTGCGCGCCAAGGCCGGCGGCATGCAGCTCCAGCTCGCGCCGTCCGAGGCCGCCGCGCGCGGGCTCTCCGACGGCCAGCGGGTGGTGGCCTTCAACGGTCTCGGCGAGGCGGCGTTCGTGCTGCGCGTCGCCGAGGGCGTCCCGGCGGGCGTGGCGGTGGCGGAGGGCGTGTTCTGGCTGGCGCACGCCCCGGGCGCACGGAACGTGAATGCGCTCACCTCCCAGCGGCTCACCGACGAGGCGGGCGGCTCCACGTTCTACGACAACCGCGTGGACGTCCGGGCGGCGTAG
- a CDS encoding FixH family protein — translation MKPVIALAVLAALGAVGGTIWIGSLVREDTVVAQPYEEGLEYDRERRGREALGWSVEVAPAAAGAGALAFAIRDGAGRPLDGAEVALTVGRPDSGRGQWTAAARPRERGGYAADLAFPAPGPWEIRFDVRRGADRVRLTRTVDVPAAAAACDLAAGPCTVEVGGAAVTLELSPRPPRALTELGVAAEVRAGGAPVDGAELSVRFGMKGMEMFPAEARLAPVGPGRYQGKAVLVRCPSGRTDWTATVSVARPGAPGATAELGFKAAE, via the coding sequence GTGAAGCCCGTCATCGCCCTCGCCGTCCTGGCCGCGCTCGGCGCGGTGGGCGGCACCATCTGGATCGGCAGCCTGGTCCGCGAGGACACCGTGGTGGCCCAGCCCTACGAGGAGGGGCTGGAGTACGACCGCGAGCGGCGCGGGCGCGAGGCGCTCGGCTGGAGCGTGGAGGTGGCGCCTGCCGCGGCAGGCGCGGGCGCGCTCGCGTTCGCGATCCGCGACGGCGCCGGGCGTCCGCTGGACGGCGCCGAGGTCGCGCTCACGGTGGGCCGGCCCGACAGCGGGCGCGGGCAGTGGACCGCCGCCGCGCGGCCGCGCGAGCGCGGCGGCTACGCCGCGGACCTCGCCTTCCCGGCACCCGGGCCGTGGGAGATCCGCTTCGACGTGCGCCGCGGCGCCGATCGCGTGCGCCTGACGCGCACGGTGGACGTGCCCGCCGCCGCGGCGGCCTGCGATCTCGCCGCGGGGCCGTGCACCGTCGAGGTCGGCGGCGCGGCGGTGACGCTGGAGCTCTCGCCGCGCCCCCCGCGCGCGCTCACGGAGCTCGGGGTCGCCGCCGAGGTCCGCGCCGGCGGCGCGCCGGTGGACGGCGCCGAGCTCTCGGTGCGCTTCGGCATGAAGGGCATGGAGATGTTCCCGGCCGAGGCGCGGCTCGCGCCGGTCGGCCCGGGCCGCTACCAGGGCAAGGCGGTGCTGGTCCGGTGCCCGAGCGGCCGCACCGACTGGACCGCCACCGTGTCGGTCGCCCGCCCGGGCGCGCCGGGCGCCACCGCCGAGCTGGGGTTCAAGGCCGCCGAGTGA
- a CDS encoding cbb3-type cytochrome c oxidase subunit I, which yields MNDYRYDYQTVQGFILSAMFWGVVGILLGLLISVQLWAPAANFAPYLTYGRLRPVHTNGLIFGLGAGAIFGLFYYITMRLCKRPLLFPRLARVQLWLFNVGIVAAAVTLLLGQTQSLEYAELEWPLDLAIVVLWVMLAVNVFGTILKRREEQMYVSLWYIVATVITIAILYVVNNLAVPVSLGKSYPLFAGVNSANVQWWYGHNAVGFLLTTPILAMFYYFLPKSTGLPIYSHRLSIVAFWSLIFAYLWTGAHHLVYTPLPDWIQTLAIVFTMFLIAPSWGSVVNGYYTVGQDWTKVRSNYLTKFFILGITFYGLQTVQGPTQGLRVVSQLIHYTDWVPGHVHMGTMGWVTMIICASIYYVVPRINGTELYSEKLANVHFWLVLVGQLLFSITMWITGIRQGWMWKATDEAGKLQYTFMDGVIGNYPYWHTRTLAGIIFAAGMVVFVYNVLMTIRKGKVAQAQAGATPTTVAA from the coding sequence ATGAACGACTATCGGTACGACTACCAGACCGTCCAGGGGTTCATCCTCTCGGCGATGTTCTGGGGCGTCGTCGGGATCCTGCTCGGGCTCCTCATCAGCGTGCAGCTGTGGGCGCCCGCCGCGAACTTCGCGCCGTACCTGACCTACGGCCGGCTGCGCCCGGTGCACACCAACGGCCTGATCTTCGGCCTGGGCGCGGGCGCCATCTTCGGCCTCTTCTATTACATCACCATGCGGCTCTGTAAGCGGCCGCTGCTGTTCCCGCGCCTGGCGCGCGTGCAGCTGTGGCTCTTCAACGTCGGCATCGTCGCCGCCGCGGTCACGCTGCTGCTCGGCCAGACCCAGTCGCTCGAGTACGCCGAGCTGGAGTGGCCGCTCGACCTCGCCATCGTGGTGCTGTGGGTGATGCTGGCGGTGAACGTCTTCGGGACGATCCTGAAGCGGCGCGAGGAGCAGATGTACGTGTCGCTCTGGTACATCGTTGCGACGGTCATCACCATCGCGATCCTCTACGTCGTCAACAACCTCGCGGTGCCGGTGAGCCTGGGCAAGAGCTACCCGCTGTTCGCCGGGGTGAACTCCGCCAACGTGCAGTGGTGGTACGGGCACAACGCGGTCGGCTTCCTGCTCACCACGCCGATCCTGGCGATGTTCTACTACTTCCTCCCGAAGTCCACCGGGCTGCCCATCTACAGCCACCGGCTCTCCATCGTCGCGTTCTGGTCGCTGATCTTCGCGTACCTGTGGACCGGCGCGCACCACCTCGTCTACACGCCGCTGCCGGACTGGATCCAGACGCTCGCCATCGTGTTCACGATGTTCCTCATCGCGCCGTCGTGGGGCTCGGTCGTGAACGGCTACTACACGGTGGGCCAGGACTGGACGAAGGTGCGGTCGAACTACCTGACCAAGTTCTTCATCCTGGGCATCACGTTCTACGGCCTGCAGACGGTGCAGGGGCCGACGCAGGGGCTCCGCGTCGTGTCGCAGCTCATCCACTACACCGACTGGGTCCCCGGCCACGTGCACATGGGCACGATGGGCTGGGTGACCATGATCATCTGCGCGTCGATCTACTACGTGGTGCCGCGCATCAACGGCACCGAGCTGTACTCGGAGAAGCTCGCCAACGTGCACTTCTGGCTGGTGCTCGTCGGCCAGCTCCTGTTCTCGATCACGATGTGGATCACCGGCATCCGGCAGGGCTGGATGTGGAAGGCCACCGACGAGGCCGGCAAGCTCCAGTACACGTTCATGGACGGGGTGATCGGGAACTATCCGTACTGGCACACGCGCACGCTGGCCGGGATCATCTTCGCCGCGGGCATGGTGGTGTTCGTCTACAACGTGCTCATGACCATCCGGAAGGGGAAGGTGGCGCAGGCGCAGGCCGGCGCGACCCCGACCACGGTGGCGGCGTAG
- a CDS encoding NAD-dependent epimerase/dehydratase family protein produces MRALVTGAGGFLGMALVRALAARGDRVRALVRRPSEALAQAGAEVMVGDATDPRALRAAVAGQELVFHLAGVRRAADPEEFLRVNAGSTRLALEACVERAPGLRRFVLAGSRAACAPSREPIREDAPLAPVEPYGASKAEAERVALSFAAQVPVAIARPPRIMGPGDRENLLFFRIARARLALDLGDRPLSWIDVDDCARALLLLGDRDAARGEAFFLAAPEPVTARGLMEEAARALGVRARRLPVPEALLRGIGRAGDAAGRALGRRLPVGSKLVAQVLAPGWVCDASKARERLGFEATTSLAASMARAAAWYRAAGWL; encoded by the coding sequence ATGCGAGCCCTCGTCACCGGCGCCGGCGGCTTCCTCGGCATGGCGCTGGTGCGCGCGCTGGCCGCCCGCGGCGACCGCGTGCGCGCGCTGGTCCGTCGCCCGTCGGAGGCGCTCGCCCAGGCCGGCGCCGAGGTGATGGTCGGGGACGCCACCGATCCGCGCGCGCTCCGCGCCGCCGTGGCCGGGCAGGAGCTGGTGTTCCACCTCGCCGGCGTGCGGCGCGCCGCCGATCCGGAGGAGTTCCTGCGGGTGAACGCCGGCTCGACCCGGCTCGCGCTGGAGGCCTGCGTGGAGCGCGCGCCCGGGCTCCGGCGCTTCGTGCTCGCCGGCTCGCGCGCCGCCTGCGCGCCGTCGCGCGAGCCCATCCGCGAGGACGCGCCGCTCGCGCCGGTGGAGCCGTACGGCGCGTCCAAGGCCGAGGCGGAGCGCGTGGCGCTGTCGTTCGCGGCGCAGGTCCCGGTGGCGATCGCGCGCCCGCCCCGGATCATGGGCCCCGGCGACCGCGAGAACCTGCTGTTCTTCAGGATCGCGCGGGCCAGGCTCGCGCTCGACCTGGGCGACCGCCCGCTGTCCTGGATCGACGTGGACGACTGCGCCCGCGCGCTGCTGCTGCTCGGCGATCGGGACGCGGCGCGCGGGGAGGCGTTCTTCCTGGCGGCGCCGGAGCCGGTCACCGCGCGAGGGCTGATGGAGGAGGCGGCGCGGGCGCTCGGGGTGCGGGCGCGCCGGCTGCCGGTCCCGGAGGCGCTGCTGCGCGGGATCGGGCGCGCCGGTGACGCGGCGGGCCGCGCGCTGGGGAGACGGCTGCCGGTCGGATCGAAGCTGGTGGCGCAGGTGCTCGCGCCGGGCTGGGTGTGCGATGCCTCGAAGGCGCGCGAGCGGCTCGGCTTCGAGGCGACGACTTCACTCGCCGCGTCGATGGCCCGCGCTGCCGCCTGGTACCGCGCCGCCGGCTGGCTGTAG